In the Arthrobacter zhaoxinii genome, one interval contains:
- a CDS encoding ABC transporter substrate-binding protein yields the protein MNVLPRLRERTANARILLGVLAASSLLMVTACGGSADDAGDAEYDTLDVNLSWIKNAEFAGEYFAEEKGYYADAGFSEVNLIAGGPGGTSTETMVLSGGALVGTSSPMGVAPVIAEQDAPLKIIGTTYQKNPFVIISLDSLPITTPEDLAGKRIGVQAGVNETLFDALLEVNGIDPGSVEKVPVQYDPQPLVNGDVDGFFGYLTNEVLTLEQAGHQTAVLPFADNGLPFIAESFVTTDEAIETRREELKAFLKATAQGWKDAVADPEESARLAVEVYGTDLNLDTAKEIRQAEEQNTKLVVSADTEANGLFTISDSLIEENLEILKLAGYDLTAEQVFDMSLLAEVYEENPELK from the coding sequence ATGAACGTCCTGCCCCGGCTGCGCGAACGCACCGCGAATGCACGAATCCTGCTCGGCGTACTCGCCGCGTCCAGCCTTCTGATGGTCACCGCCTGCGGCGGATCCGCCGACGACGCCGGGGACGCGGAGTACGACACCCTGGACGTGAACCTGTCCTGGATCAAGAACGCCGAATTCGCCGGTGAGTACTTCGCCGAGGAGAAGGGCTATTACGCCGATGCAGGCTTCTCCGAGGTGAACCTCATAGCAGGCGGTCCCGGCGGCACCTCGACCGAAACCATGGTTCTCTCCGGGGGCGCCCTGGTGGGAACCTCCAGCCCCATGGGGGTGGCCCCGGTCATCGCGGAGCAGGACGCGCCGCTGAAAATCATCGGCACCACCTATCAGAAGAACCCGTTCGTCATCATCTCCCTGGATTCCCTGCCCATCACCACGCCGGAGGACCTCGCCGGCAAACGGATCGGAGTGCAGGCCGGCGTCAACGAAACACTGTTTGACGCCCTGCTGGAGGTCAACGGGATCGATCCCGGGTCCGTGGAAAAGGTCCCGGTGCAGTATGACCCGCAGCCGCTGGTCAACGGCGATGTGGATGGATTTTTCGGCTACCTCACCAATGAAGTGCTGACGCTGGAGCAGGCCGGGCACCAGACTGCCGTACTGCCATTCGCCGACAACGGCCTCCCGTTCATCGCGGAGAGCTTCGTGACCACCGACGAAGCCATTGAAACCCGCCGGGAGGAACTGAAGGCATTCCTGAAGGCGACCGCACAGGGATGGAAGGACGCCGTCGCTGACCCCGAAGAGTCCGCACGGCTGGCCGTCGAGGTATACGGCACGGACCTGAACCTGGACACGGCGAAGGAAATCCGGCAGGCCGAGGAACAGAACACCAAGCTTGTTGTCTCGGCGGACACCGAGGCCAACGGATTGTTCACCATCTCGGACTCACTGATCGAGGAGAACCTGGAGATCCTGAAACTGGCCGGATATGACCTCACCGCCGAGCAGGTGTTCGATATGAGCCTCCTGGCCGAGGTGTACGAGGAAAACCCGGAGCTGAAGTAG
- a CDS encoding glycosyltransferase family 9 protein, with translation MQAFPPGQQGFEQQHGMRRGVGPMGPRFPDVGKIAVLRGGGLGDLMFSLPAIEALSAAYPSASVTLLGTALHAALLTGRPGPVHRVEVLPAAPGIAAGPEDPQAVQEFLARMRLERFDLAVQVHGGGRNSNPFLLGLGARHTVGTRTPDAAALDRCIPYIYYQHEVFRALEVAGLAGAAPVSLEGQLPVLAEEAAAARALVMPDRSLVTLHPGATDPRRRWPASYFAEVAVRAAARDCQVVVVGDDADRGLAQQVVDLALADAGPAAPVRSLAGELGIGALAALLQASAVMVGNDSGPRHLAQAVGAATVGIYWFGNVVNAGAIGRARHRVHMSWVSACPVCKVDVTQVGWTAERCEHDDSFVAEVRPSDVWADVDELLV, from the coding sequence ATGCAGGCCTTTCCTCCCGGACAGCAGGGGTTCGAGCAGCAGCACGGAATGCGGCGCGGGGTTGGGCCGATGGGACCCCGGTTTCCCGACGTAGGGAAGATTGCCGTCCTGCGCGGCGGAGGTCTGGGGGATCTGATGTTCTCCCTGCCCGCCATCGAAGCGCTCTCCGCCGCGTATCCGTCCGCGTCCGTCACACTGCTGGGCACGGCACTGCATGCCGCCCTGCTGACGGGACGCCCGGGGCCGGTGCACCGGGTGGAGGTCCTGCCCGCAGCTCCCGGGATCGCCGCCGGACCCGAGGACCCGCAGGCCGTGCAGGAGTTCCTGGCCCGGATGCGGCTGGAGCGGTTCGACCTGGCCGTCCAGGTGCACGGCGGCGGCCGGAATTCCAATCCCTTTCTGCTCGGCCTGGGGGCCCGGCACACCGTGGGCACCCGGACCCCCGATGCCGCCGCCCTGGACCGGTGCATCCCCTACATCTACTACCAGCACGAGGTCTTCCGTGCCCTGGAGGTGGCGGGTCTGGCCGGCGCTGCTCCCGTCAGTCTGGAGGGGCAGCTTCCGGTCCTCGCCGAAGAGGCCGCAGCGGCACGGGCCCTGGTGATGCCGGACCGGAGCCTGGTGACCCTGCACCCCGGGGCCACGGACCCGCGGCGGCGGTGGCCGGCGTCGTACTTCGCGGAAGTGGCGGTGCGTGCCGCTGCCCGGGACTGTCAGGTAGTGGTGGTGGGTGACGACGCCGACCGGGGCCTTGCGCAGCAGGTTGTGGACCTTGCGCTCGCCGACGCCGGGCCGGCGGCACCCGTGCGGTCACTGGCCGGTGAGCTGGGCATCGGTGCGCTCGCGGCCCTGCTGCAGGCCAGCGCGGTGATGGTGGGCAACGACAGCGGCCCCCGACACTTGGCGCAGGCGGTCGGGGCCGCCACCGTGGGGATCTACTGGTTCGGCAACGTCGTCAACGCCGGGGCGATCGGCCGTGCCCGGCACCGGGTGCACATGTCCTGGGTGTCAGCGTGTCCCGTCTGCAAGGTTGATGTGACGCAGGTGGGCTGGACGGCGGAGCGGTGTGAACATGATGACTCGTTTGTGGCCGAGGTCCGGCCGTCCGACGTGTGGGCCGACGTCGACGAGCTGCTGGTGTAA
- a CDS encoding sugar phosphate isomerase/epimerase family protein, which yields MANATPKESNMGYNPENWPIGAALLNFTGVTADGRDRTAAGPQAWKQTFREVRHAGFDHVDLTDSWVRPGDLDALGRKQLLETARSYDLAFSDIAVTRKSVITPDEEQARLNMAYTKRTIDAAADLEVPMVCLGLHDPLTQAQKDATWFWLAEGAENEDTEENRGKAAFRFRELGEYAAERGVSLSLEMYEGTFLGTADSSVQLVTAVDLPNVGLCPDIGNIVRLHREVEDWRAMLAKMLPHTNYWQLKNYFRDYDPATGSYASSPAPLALGFINYREAIGMALDAGFDGPMCVEHYGGDGLTVSGMNRDYIRGILASKLPED from the coding sequence TTGGCCAACGCGACTCCCAAGGAGAGCAACATGGGCTACAACCCCGAAAACTGGCCGATCGGTGCGGCCCTGCTGAATTTCACCGGTGTCACTGCGGACGGCCGCGACCGCACTGCCGCCGGTCCCCAAGCCTGGAAGCAGACCTTCCGGGAGGTCCGCCACGCAGGTTTTGACCACGTTGACCTCACGGATTCCTGGGTACGTCCGGGTGATCTTGATGCGCTTGGGCGGAAACAACTCCTGGAGACGGCCCGCTCCTACGACCTCGCCTTCAGCGACATCGCCGTCACGCGTAAGAGCGTGATCACTCCGGACGAGGAGCAGGCCCGGCTGAATATGGCCTACACGAAGCGGACCATCGATGCCGCGGCGGACCTCGAGGTGCCCATGGTGTGTCTGGGACTGCATGATCCGCTGACCCAGGCGCAGAAGGACGCGACCTGGTTCTGGCTGGCTGAGGGTGCCGAGAATGAGGACACCGAGGAGAACCGCGGAAAAGCCGCCTTCCGTTTCCGGGAACTTGGTGAGTACGCGGCGGAGCGCGGCGTGAGCCTGTCCCTGGAGATGTACGAGGGAACCTTCCTTGGAACGGCTGACAGTTCCGTGCAGCTTGTGACCGCCGTGGATCTGCCGAACGTGGGACTGTGTCCGGATATCGGCAACATTGTCCGTCTGCACCGCGAGGTCGAGGACTGGCGCGCGATGCTGGCCAAGATGCTGCCCCACACCAATTACTGGCAGTTGAAGAACTACTTCCGTGATTACGACCCCGCCACCGGGTCCTACGCCTCTTCCCCCGCACCTTTGGCGCTCGGGTTCATCAACTACCGGGAGGCAATCGGAATGGCCCTGGACGCCGGCTTCGACGGTCCCATGTGCGTGGAGCACTACGGCGGCGACGGGCTCACGGTTTCGGGAATGAACCGCGACTATATCCGCGGCATCCTTGCATCCAAACTGCCGGAGGACTGA
- a CDS encoding GntR family transcriptional regulator has product MEKNTAGGTWIQRSILTDQVHKEILARLMDGNLESGASISIDGTARELGVSPTPVREALARLESTGLVTRAALRGYRVAPRLTQQELIDLMEARLLLEPHNAEVACARSDTAFLAELEQAIEDLRQAPNGPHFADYRSYWEADERFHRIIVEQTANKFLVGAYNSLGGHVHRFRLFGGTGVGDAGSAIEEHTRILHALRAGDADAARTAMAGHLCGVRDRAVRETGAAG; this is encoded by the coding sequence ATGGAGAAGAACACCGCCGGCGGGACGTGGATCCAACGCAGCATCCTGACCGACCAGGTGCACAAGGAAATCCTCGCCCGCCTCATGGACGGAAACCTGGAATCCGGTGCTTCCATCAGCATTGACGGAACGGCGCGTGAGCTCGGCGTGTCACCCACGCCGGTGCGGGAGGCCCTGGCCCGGCTCGAGTCCACGGGCCTGGTGACCCGTGCCGCCCTGCGCGGCTACCGGGTTGCGCCGCGGCTTACGCAGCAGGAACTGATTGACCTGATGGAGGCCCGGTTGCTGCTCGAACCGCACAACGCGGAAGTGGCCTGTGCGCGTTCCGACACGGCTTTCCTGGCGGAATTGGAACAGGCTATCGAGGATCTGCGGCAGGCACCGAACGGGCCGCACTTCGCCGATTACCGTTCCTACTGGGAGGCCGACGAGCGCTTCCACCGCATCATTGTCGAGCAGACGGCGAACAAGTTCCTTGTCGGCGCCTACAACTCCCTCGGCGGACATGTGCACCGGTTCCGGCTGTTCGGCGGAACCGGCGTGGGCGATGCCGGCAGTGCCATCGAAGAGCACACCCGCATTCTGCACGCTTTGCGTGCCGGGGACGCGGACGCTGCGCGGACAGCCATGGCCGGGCATCTCTGCGGTGTCCGGGATCGCGCCGTCCGCGAAACCGGCGCCGCCGGTTAG
- a CDS encoding 3-hydroxyacyl-CoA dehydrogenase family protein → MAQRAVAVVGSGYMGGGIAQVLALGGARVALADVSQEVAEKNLERLLGEAEQFVADGLFPADAVQRLQENLWAAPSIEDAVADASYIAEAVPEVIDIKHGTLRRISSAARPDAVIGSNTSTILIATLAEAVDNPGRFLGVHFSNPAPFIPGVEVIPHAGTTPETVAAAKEIVELAGKQAAVVKDVTGFVLNRLQYALFHEAAQLVEEGIASADDVDTLVRTTFGFRLPFFGPFAIADMAGLDVYSFCYASLQTSFPERFATPKILQDLVAEGKLGTKSGGGFLQIPAERANELIAYRNKAYVAMTGLLKELGPSPVDEAAAQDGAATNAG, encoded by the coding sequence ATGGCCCAGCGCGCAGTAGCAGTAGTCGGTTCGGGATACATGGGCGGGGGCATCGCCCAGGTCCTTGCCTTGGGGGGCGCGCGGGTAGCCCTGGCAGACGTTTCGCAGGAGGTCGCTGAAAAGAACCTCGAACGCCTGCTCGGTGAGGCCGAACAGTTCGTGGCGGACGGGTTGTTTCCGGCGGACGCGGTGCAGCGCCTGCAGGAGAACCTCTGGGCCGCACCGAGCATTGAAGACGCCGTCGCAGACGCCTCCTACATTGCGGAAGCGGTCCCGGAGGTCATCGATATCAAGCACGGCACCCTGCGCCGGATCAGTTCGGCGGCACGGCCCGACGCCGTGATCGGCTCCAACACCTCGACCATTCTGATCGCCACGCTTGCGGAGGCCGTCGACAACCCCGGTCGTTTCCTCGGAGTCCACTTCTCGAACCCTGCGCCGTTTATCCCCGGCGTCGAAGTCATCCCGCATGCGGGCACCACTCCGGAAACGGTTGCGGCCGCCAAGGAGATCGTCGAGCTTGCGGGCAAGCAGGCCGCGGTGGTCAAGGATGTCACCGGGTTTGTGCTCAACCGCCTGCAGTACGCGCTGTTCCACGAGGCCGCCCAGCTGGTCGAAGAGGGCATTGCGAGCGCAGACGACGTCGACACCCTCGTTCGTACTACCTTCGGGTTCCGCCTGCCGTTCTTCGGCCCGTTCGCCATCGCGGACATGGCCGGACTGGATGTCTACTCGTTCTGCTATGCCTCGCTGCAGACGTCATTTCCCGAACGGTTCGCCACCCCGAAGATCCTCCAGGACCTCGTGGCGGAAGGGAAGCTCGGCACCAAGTCCGGCGGCGGGTTCCTGCAGATCCCCGCGGAACGGGCGAACGAGCTTATTGCCTACCGCAACAAGGCCTACGTGGCCATGACCGGGCTGCTGAAGGAACTCGGCCCCAGCCCGGTCGATGAGGCTGCCGCGCAGGACGGCGCTGCTACGAACGCCGGTTAG